Part of the Microbulbifer salipaludis genome is shown below.
GGTTCAGCGCGACCTGCTGCCGCTGATCGAAGGCTGCACCGTCACCACCAAATACGGCATGATCAAAACAGATCATATTCTGTTTATTGCCTCCGGCGCCTTCCACCTGTCCAAGCCCTCCGACCTGATACCGGAGCTGCAGGGCCGCCTGCCGATCCGCGTGGAACTGAGCTCGCTCACCTCCAAGGATTTCCAGCGTATTCTCACCGAGCCCAGCGCCTCGCTCACGGAGCAGCAGAAAGCACTGCTGGGTACCGAAGGCGTGAACCTGGAGTTTGCCGACGACGGCATTCAGCGCATTGCCGAAGTGGCCTTTGAAGTGAACGAATCCACCGAAAATATCGGTGCGCGCCGCCTGCATACCGTACTGGAGCGCCTGCTGGAAGAGATCTCCTTCGCCGGCGGCGACGGCAGCACCAACATCACCATCGACGCGGCGTATGTCGACAAGCACCTGGGCGAGTTGAGCAAAGACGAAGACCTCTCACGCTTTATTCTTTAAACATAATCCTGAGATAACCACCCGTAGGGTGGATAAGCGCAGCGCATCCACCGCCCCCGTGGTCGATGCGCTGCGCTTATCTACCCGACGACGTGCGCTTTAGCGGAAACTGAATGTCCCCACCCCAGAAAATCCGGTTGAATAAAGCCGAAAAAGCTCTGACCCTTGAATACAAGGACGCGGAGTTTGTACTTCCCGCCGAATACCTCCGCGTGTATTCTCCCAGTGCCGAAGTGCGCGGCCACGGTATCGGTGAAGGCACCCTGGTAGAGGGCAAGCTGCATGTCGGCATCGACCGGGTCGCGGCTGCCGGCCGCTATGCCCTGCAGATTTTCTTTGACGATGGCCACGACAGCGGTATCTACACCTGGGACTACCTGCGCGAACTCTGCGATACCCGCGACGAAAAGTGGCCGGCGTATCTGGCGCGGCTGGAAGCGGCCGGCAAGGGCCGCGACCCCGACGAAAGTACGGTGAAATTCATCGGCGGCTAGCACCAAGTCCCCCCTCTGTTTTGCCCGCCTGTCACAAAGCTGTGAACAATCGGTAACACCCCCGTAACCCTGCGGCGTATTTAATGCGCGCTTCTTTGTAAAATTTGCCAGGGGGGCAAGCACCATGGGTAAACAGGTTAATCGCGCGCTGCGTTTCTTTGCGGCGGGCACCGTGACGGCGATGTCGTCGATTGCGCTGGCAGAGTTGCCAGCCTACCAGCAGACCAGTAGCTGGTACGCCAACGGAGAGGCCGCACTGGCGGCCAAGCTGGCAGATACCCGCACCGAAAAATCCGCAAAAAATGTCATTCTGTTTGTGGGCGATGGCATGGGCGTTTCCACACTCACCGCCGCGCGTATTCTGGATGGCCAGATGCGCGGCGAGAGCGGCGAGGAAAACCTGCTCTCGTTCGAAGCATTTCCCCATACCGCGCTAATCAAAACCTACAACACCAACCAGCAGACCCCGGATTCCGCCGGCACCATGACCGCCATGATGACCGGCGTGAAAACCCGCGCGGGCATGATCAATGTCGACAGCGATGGCTTGCGTGCCGATTGCGCGGGCGTGGCCGGGAACGAACTCAATACCTTTCTCGAGCTGATGGAAGACCAGGGGCGCAGCACCGGTATCGTTTCCACCGCGCGCATCACCCACGCCACCCCGGCGGCCACCTATGCGCGTTCGCCGGAGCGCAACTGGGAGTCCAACGATGGCCTGAGCGAAGAGGCCGTGGCAAATGGCTGTGTGGATATCGCCGCACAGCTGGTAAGCCTCGATGTGGGCGATGGCATTGACGTGATTCTCGGCGGTGGGCGCCGTCACTTTATTACCAGCGATGATGGCGGCAAGCGCACCGACGGGCGCGACCTTACCGCCGAATGGCGGGATCGCTACAGCGAGCAGCGCGCAGCTTATGTACAAAGTGGCAGCGAGCTGGCGGGCACCGATCTTGCCAACACCGACAAACTGCTCGGTCTGTTTACTGCCTCCCACATGAGTTATGACGCCGACCGCACCGCGCATGACAAAGACGAGCCTTCCATCGCGGAAATGACCGGCCGTGCGATTGAGTTGTTGTCGAAAAATGAACAGGGTTACTTCCTGATGGTGGAATCCGGTCGCATCGATCACGGCCACCATGCCGGCAGCGCCTACACCGCCCTGCACGACACCATCGCGTTCGCCGAAGCGGTCAAGACCGCGACGGAAACCGTGAATCTCGATGACACCCTGATACTGGTGACTGCCGACCACAGTCATGTGATGACCATTGCCGGCTATGCCACACGCGGCAACCCGATTCTTGGCAAGGTGGAAACCAACGATAGCCACGGCGCGCCCACCGGTGCCCCCGCACTGGCCAAAGACGACCTGCCCTACACCGCCCTGTCTTATGCCAATGGTCTCGGATTTGCCGACCTGGGCGGAGAAACCAACGCCGATGCCCGGTATTATCTGCCCGCAGATACAGGCCGCAAGGATCTCACGGCCACCGATACCCAGGCACCGGGTTTCCATCAGGAGGCCTTGGTGCCGCTGGGATCCGAGTCGCACGCGGGCGAAGACATCACCCTGCACGCCATTGGCGCGGGTGCACAGCTGGTTCAGGGCACCCTGGAGCAGAACGCGGTATTTCATTTGATGATCGGCGCCACCGGGCTGCCGGTCAGCGCAGAATAATTTGGGGGTAAATCATGCAACTGAACAAACTTTCCGCCGCCTTTGCGGCGCTCCTCGGCCTCACGCTAGCCGCCTGCAGTGACAATAATTCCGCACCGGCGCCGGGCGCCCCGGCACCGCAACCCGAGCCGGAAGTCCCGGGTCTGGTGCTGTCGGACGCCCAGCGCAACAGTGACTGGTACAAAAATGGTGCCGCAGCCATCGCCAGTGCACGGGATGTGGCGATCAACAACGACCGCGGTGCGGCCAGGAATGTCATCCTGTTTGTAGGCGATGGCATGGGTATCTCGACGGTCACCGCCGCGCGCATTCTCGCCGGGCAGTTGCAGGGCCAGAGTGGTGAGGAATACCAGCTCAGCTTCGAGAAAATGCCGTTTGCGGGTCTGATCAAAACCTACAATACCAACCAGCAGACCCCGGACTCTGCGGGCACCGCCACCGCCATGGTCACCGGCGTAAAAACCAAGGCCGGTGTGCTGAATGTGGATGAAACGGTGGCGCGCGGTGATTGCGCTGGCAGTCTGCAGCGCCCGCTCACCACCGCGCTGGAGCTGGCAGAAGGCCTGGGCAAGAGCACCGGTATCGTGAGCACCGCGCGCATCACCCACGCCACCCCTGCCGCCACCTACGCCAAGGTGCCGGAGCGTGGCTGGGAATACGCGGCGCCGGAAGGCTGTAAGGATATTGCCACACAGCTGGTGGAGCTGGCCGCCGGCGATGGGATCGACGTTGTGATGGGCGGCGGCCGCCGCAGTTTCCTGCCCGCGGAGGTCACCGATCTCGAGGGAAAAACCGGGCGCCGTACTGACGGGGTCAACCTGATCGACGCGTGGAAGGCGCGTTACAATGACGGTGTGACCAATGCGCGGTATATCGAGGACCAGTCCGGTTTCGATGGAATTGAGGTGGCCAGTACCGACAAGTTACTGGGCCTGTTTGAAAGTTCGCACATGCGCTACGAGGAAGACCGCGACAACGATGTGGCCGGCGAACCCTCCCTGTCGCAAATGACCGGCAAGGCCATCGAGTTGCTGAGCAAAAACGAAAACGGCTATTTCATGATGGTGGAATCGGGTCGTATCGACCACGGTCACCACGCCGGCAGTGCCTACAGCGCGCTCACCGACGCGGTGGAAATGGCGAAAGCGGTGCAGGTGGCGATGGACAACACCAGTGCGGAAGACACCCTGATCGTGGTGACCGCCGACCACAGCCACGTCATGACCATTGCCGGTTACCCCACCCGCGGCAATCCGATTCTGGGCAAAGTGGTGAACAACGACAGCCGCGGCCAGCCGGAAGCCGGTGTGGCGCTCGCCGCCGACGGCCTGCCCTACACCACCATCACCTATGCCAACGGCCTCGGCCACGCACACTATGGTGCCAGCACCGATGCGGACGACCGCTACGAAGACCCGATCAGTGCCGGCCGTCAGGACATCAGCGCCAGCGACACCGAATCAGCCGGCTACCACCAGGAAGCCCTGGTGCCGCTCGGCAGTGAAACCCATGCCGGTGAAGACGTCGGTGTGTGGGCGCGCGGCCCCGGCTCACACCTGCTGTCTGGCACCAATGAGCAGAGCTTTATCTTTCATGTGATGGCACATTCTGGCGGGTTGATGGGCGAAAACTGATCTGCGATCCGGCTATCGTCCGTTTCGGTGTACTTCCCAAGCCGCAGCGAGCATCTTTTGCAGACAATGGGGGGCTGAGAGTTCGATCTCAGTTTAAGAAGAAGAATTCAGTGCCAATGTGGCGCTGTTTGCTTGTAGGTCGTGCTCTTCACATGTTATTGCTCCTCGCGAAAATGACAATAATAGGCGAGCGTACATGAACTTGAAGCGCACTTTAGGGGTCGTTGTTGCAAGCTGTATTTTATCTGCCTGTGGTGGTGGGGGAGGAAGCGATGGGGGTTCTGCTCCATCTCCATCGCCGACTCCGACGCAGTATTCGGTTACAACATCCGTGGGAACCGGCGGCTCCGTTTCCCCGCAAAGTGCAACGGTGGAGAGTGGTGGTACCGCCACTTTCACCATCTCCGCGGATCAGGGGTATCAGATAAGTTCCGTCGAAGGCTGTAACGGGACATTGAGTGATGGCAGTTATACCACTGGGCAGATCACCGCTAACTGCGTAGTTACCATTGCTTTCGCTCAATCCGATTCCACCTCGACAGACAGTCAGCCCCCTACCGCGTCCATATTATTTCCCGCGCCGGTAACGCGCACGAGCTCCAATACCTTGATTGTCAGGGGGACCGCCAGAGACGCGGGCTCGGTAAAATCTGTGCGGGTAAACGGCGTTGAGGCAACGCTGACTCGTTCCTCAGCAGTAAGCCTGCAAAATAGCATGTCGATTCATCGTTACGTGCCGGATCCGTTGGCAAATGGCACGGGCGGTGGTTCTGATGAAGATTCAGAAGATGAGGTCGAGTGGGAAGCAGAGATTTCGGTTCCCGACGATGACGACTCCACCGTTGTTGTCGAAACAGAGGATGACAGTGGAAACGTTGAGGAAGTCGCGGATACAGTAGAGATTAAAAACCGTGCGGTGCCGGTAAGCTTCACTATCGATGCGGAAAATCGAAAGTTGATGGGCCAGCTTTGGCAGCTTCCTTCCGATGATGGATGGTACAACCCACTGGTCATTTGGGGTCTTGATGACGATAGCTACGAAATACTTTCGACTCCCGCGGACTATCCCTATTGCGGCATGCTGATGCTGGACTCATCTCGACGACAGGTTATTTGTCCAGAGCTATTCGACGGGCATCTGAAATTAACTGCACTCAATCTTGATTCATCTGCGCATACAGTGCTACTCGGCAAGAGCCTGGAACTCGATCCCGCGGAATGGCAATTTGCCCATGTTACTGATGCCAAGTTGTCGGCAGATTATACCAGTATTTACTTGATGCTTACCTATTTTTCTGTGGCGAGCTATGACGACAATAAAGTAGTCATATTCCGGTATGATTTTGCGGACAACAGCCTGAATCTACTTGTCGATGGCTATACACCGTCTGGAGTAAAACTTGCGGCGCGCTCATTTGACTTAACTGAAAGCGGCATAGTTGCTATTAAATACCGCACCGCCGAGGAGATTGCCGATGAGGGTCGGTTAATACTTATTGACTACGCGGGTACCGATGTTACTGATTTAACTGAGCCGGTAGAGCTGGCTTTAGATAAAGTTGATATCGATGGCGCAACTAGTACAGCGTATATGGCGGGTTACTATGGAATTGCCAAGGCTGATCTTACAGATGGATCACATCAGGTTCTGTCGTTGGAGTCGGATGAGAAGCTCTTTAACGTCAACCAGTTGGCTTCCCTGGCGCATGATGCGGCTGCAAGCAGGCTGCTGGTTGGTGATTCCGCTTACGGCTACATTTTCGCGGTTGATACCGAAACCGGTGAGCGTACTGAATTTGCGGCCAATGGCGTAGGTTCGGGTAAGCACTTGCTTGCGATAAGAGCGATCGAGCTGGATGAGGACGCGCAAACCGCTTACGTGCTCGATGATGGCGGTTCTGAAGAAGGAATTCTGGCGGTCGTTGACTTGAATACCGGAAACCGGGAAGAGATAGCCCGGTTACCTACGTGTCGGTATTTCGCGCAAGATCTTGTGCTGGACAAGTCCGCTGGCCGAATTTTCGCAGTCTTCGAGCATGAAATTTTCGAGGTCACGTTGGCCGATGGTCTGGTACGGCCACTGATTTCTTCTGGAGGTGGCTCTTGCGGTGGTAGTTACACTTTCTCGGGCGGCAGCCTTGATGTAAGTGGTAGCCGCCTGTTATTAACTGAGACCTCTACGGACTCAATTTTGGCGCTGGACCTTGCCAGTGCGACGATAAGCAGTGTTTATTCCGGTGGAGAAATCGATGTCCCGGTTGATGTGGAGCCGGACCCCAATTCTGGCCTGATGTACGTTCTGTCGCAGGCCAACGGTGCCCTCTATTCCTATGATCAGAGCAGCAATGAGCTGTCGCTATTGTTGGATGAGTGTATTGAGGATCATGGTAGGAACGCGCTGGATCCGAATATCGGCAATATCCATGGTATGGATGTAGATCCGAATAATCCCTGGATCTGGATTTCGGGTGATTACCTGATGAAGTTTGATCTCGAGGCGAATTCTTGTGCTGTGATGCCATGGAAATACTACGGCTATGGCCTTGGGAACAATATCAGCATTCTGGACGCAGAGGCTGCAGCCGATGGTAGGCTGTTTGGAACCAAGTTCAACAATGTGATCCAGATAGATTTTGAATCCGGAGAAATCGTTACGATTTCCCGTTAATGCAGGCAAGCTGGCTGGCGGTGGCCGAATTGCTGGTGCCGACGCCTAGGCTACGCAAACGTCCAGTGCGCCTGCGGGAACAGTTGCCGGCATAGCTGCGCGATCTCGTCGCGCAGCTGTTCTAACCGCTGATTTGCTTGGTCCAGCAAGGCTTTCTGTTCGCTGGCCATTTCGGGTGTTTCGTGGCCGTGGCGAGCAAGGTGCTGGCAGAGTAACCGCAGGTCGCGCCAGTCGCCCAGTGCGCTGGCTAACCTTTGCAGGTCGCGGGTGCGCTTGCCGATGGTTTCCGGGTAGTGCTCTTCCAGCAGGCGACTCTGGTACCACTGGTCTTTGGCGCGTTTACGCAGAGTGTGAACCTGCTCGTCTGAGTTCAGTGCGAGGGCGTGTCCCATGGCCTTGAACGCCCGCCGGTAGCTTTTACAGTAGCCCAATTCAATATCGTCCCAGCTGGCGCCCTGAAAGTGCCAGCCATAAATCTTTATTAGCGCCAGTTGCAACGACTTTTCGGTCTGCTCCAGCAGCCTTTCGGTGTACCCGTTATCCAATCGCCCCTTCAGGTGCGCTGCAGTGTGCGGGCAGCGCCCGACTTCCAATTGTGCGTCCAGGGCGAGATGTAGCGATGCGCTCTCGCGGCAGGCACTGAGTGCATCATTGATGCTGCGGTAACGGGTATTCTCTGTGCGGTACAGGGTGTCTGTGGTGGTATTGGCGTAGCGGATAAGGCGCAACAGGGCGCGCAATTTTCGCCGTGTTTCCGCACACTGTGGATGGCGTGCTCGTCTTCCGCCGACTGGCAGCAGGCGATAGCTGCAAGAGCCTGTGTGTGTGCAACGGCGCGGATCGTCGGGGCAAGTGGGTGCTTACTGTGCAATTGATAGGGCATAAGTAAGACGGAAGCAGAACGGAAAGAGAGCCGCGGTGTCTCGATATTGCTCAAGTTTAGTCGGTGGCGGTGCCGATCAGGTCCGCCCCATGTACAATGTGGCCCTGAAATTTGGCGCAGCAGGCACAAGATGACCGAACGCAAGACGACCCACTTCGGCTACCAGCAGGTGCCGGTCGAAGAGAAGGCGGGACGAGTGGCGGATGTATTCCACTCGGTAGCAGCCCGCTATGACGTGATGAACGACCTGATGTCGGGCGGTATCCACCGCCTGTGGAAGCGTTTCACCATCGAGCTTTCTGCCGCGCGTCCGGGGCAGACCATTCTGGATATTGCCGGCGGTACCGGGGATCTTACGGCGCGCTTTTCCCGTATTGTGGGCCCTACCGGCAAGGTGGTGTTGGCGGATATCAACGAGTCGATGCTGAAAGTCGGCCGCGATCGTCTGCTGGATCGCGGTATTGCGGGCAATGTGGAGACGGTACAGGCAGATGCCCAGTACCTGCCGTTCCCGGACAATACTTTTGATTGCATTACCATCGCCTTCGGCCTGCGCAACGTCACCGATAAGGATCTGGCGCTGCGTTCGATGCTGCGGGTGCTGAAGCCCGGTGGCCGCCTGCTGGTGCTGGAGTTTTCCAAGCCGCAGTCGAAGCTGCTGGAGAAGGTCTACGATCAATACTCGTTCCGCCTGCTGCCGTTTATGGGCAAGCTGGTGGCGGACGATGCAGACAGCTACCGCTACCTGGCCGAGAGCATCCGCATGCATCCGGATCAGCAGACCCTGAAAGACATGATGGGCGAGGCCGGTTTTGTGGACTGCGAATACCACAATATGACCGGTGGCATTGTGGCCCTGCACAAGGGCATCAAGCCCTAACGCTTGGGCTTCGGTCCTTGTCCCGTGGCGCCGCCGCTACCGGTGTCTGTTTACGGGACACGCCGTAAACCCATCCATGGGGGCTCGGCTGCGGCCATCCAGGCCGCAGACGGTCCCGCAAACAGACCCCGGTATCGACGCCTTAGCGTGTGACTTCAGCATTGCAAACACACGATTTAGAAGCACAGCGACGATCCGGACATGGACGATTTCAGAAGATAATGACCGACCCCACCTTCCGCGCCGGCTTCGATGCCACCCTGGAAACCGCCATCAACACCGCCCTGCGCTATGACCCGGGCAGCCGCGCGCGCCTGGCCAAGCTGGCGGGCAAGGTATTGCGGGTAGATCTCACCGCGCCTGCGTTGACCCTGTTCCTGGCGATCGATGATGAGGACGGTGAAGAGGGTGGCTATATAGAGGTCCACAGCCGCTGGAGTGGCGAGGTGACCACGGAGCTGTCCGGCTCTGCGCTGGCCTTTGTGCAATTGCTGCGAAATCGAGACGCGACACCGGCCAAGCTGGGGGTGGAAGTGCGCGGTTCCAGCGCGCTGCTGGCGGAGTTACAGGCAATCATGCGGAATCTGGATATCGATTGGGAGGAGCCGCTGGCGAAGCTGATTGGTGATTCTCCCGCGCATCAGCTGGGTAGCGGGGTGCGCATGGCGGCGAGCTGGCTGAAAGATGCGCTGGGCGCGGCGCCGAAAGCGGGTGCCGAGGCGGTGAGTGAGGAGTGGCGGGTGACGCCGCCGCAGGCGCAATTTGAGGCGTTTGCGGAAGATGTGGCGGAATTTGCCCAGGGGGTGGACCGGCTGGAGGCGCGTGTTGATATTTTGCGCCGCAAGCTGGAGCGCCGGAACCAGCCAGACGGTGAGGGTAAGTAGCGGCGTGCCAGTAGCGAGAAGTCTGACCATTGCGCGGGTATTCCTGCGCTACCGCCTGAATGAGATCGTCCCCGCCGAGCACCAGCCCCTGTGGCTGCGGGCCCTGTGGGCGCCGGCCAAGCTGCTGCCGCAAAGTGCCCGGGTGAAGCAAATGGGGCGCGGTGAACGGCTGCGCCGCGCGCT
Proteins encoded:
- a CDS encoding gamma-butyrobetaine hydroxylase-like domain-containing protein; the encoded protein is MSPPQKIRLNKAEKALTLEYKDAEFVLPAEYLRVYSPSAEVRGHGIGEGTLVEGKLHVGIDRVAAAGRYALQIFFDDGHDSGIYTWDYLRELCDTRDEKWPAYLARLEAAGKGRDPDESTVKFIGG
- a CDS encoding alkaline phosphatase — encoded protein: MQLNKLSAAFAALLGLTLAACSDNNSAPAPGAPAPQPEPEVPGLVLSDAQRNSDWYKNGAAAIASARDVAINNDRGAARNVILFVGDGMGISTVTAARILAGQLQGQSGEEYQLSFEKMPFAGLIKTYNTNQQTPDSAGTATAMVTGVKTKAGVLNVDETVARGDCAGSLQRPLTTALELAEGLGKSTGIVSTARITHATPAATYAKVPERGWEYAAPEGCKDIATQLVELAAGDGIDVVMGGGRRSFLPAEVTDLEGKTGRRTDGVNLIDAWKARYNDGVTNARYIEDQSGFDGIEVASTDKLLGLFESSHMRYEEDRDNDVAGEPSLSQMTGKAIELLSKNENGYFMMVESGRIDHGHHAGSAYSALTDAVEMAKAVQVAMDNTSAEDTLIVVTADHSHVMTIAGYPTRGNPILGKVVNNDSRGQPEAGVALAADGLPYTTITYANGLGHAHYGASTDADDRYEDPISAGRQDISASDTESAGYHQEALVPLGSETHAGEDVGVWARGPGSHLLSGTNEQSFIFHVMAHSGGLMGEN
- a CDS encoding ubiquinone biosynthesis accessory factor UbiJ — protein: MTDPTFRAGFDATLETAINTALRYDPGSRARLAKLAGKVLRVDLTAPALTLFLAIDDEDGEEGGYIEVHSRWSGEVTTELSGSALAFVQLLRNRDATPAKLGVEVRGSSALLAELQAIMRNLDIDWEEPLAKLIGDSPAHQLGSGVRMAASWLKDALGAAPKAGAEAVSEEWRVTPPQAQFEAFAEDVAEFAQGVDRLEARVDILRRKLERRNQPDGEGK
- a CDS encoding alkaline phosphatase, with product MGKQVNRALRFFAAGTVTAMSSIALAELPAYQQTSSWYANGEAALAAKLADTRTEKSAKNVILFVGDGMGVSTLTAARILDGQMRGESGEENLLSFEAFPHTALIKTYNTNQQTPDSAGTMTAMMTGVKTRAGMINVDSDGLRADCAGVAGNELNTFLELMEDQGRSTGIVSTARITHATPAATYARSPERNWESNDGLSEEAVANGCVDIAAQLVSLDVGDGIDVILGGGRRHFITSDDGGKRTDGRDLTAEWRDRYSEQRAAYVQSGSELAGTDLANTDKLLGLFTASHMSYDADRTAHDKDEPSIAEMTGRAIELLSKNEQGYFLMVESGRIDHGHHAGSAYTALHDTIAFAEAVKTATETVNLDDTLILVTADHSHVMTIAGYATRGNPILGKVETNDSHGAPTGAPALAKDDLPYTALSYANGLGFADLGGETNADARYYLPADTGRKDLTATDTQAPGFHQEALVPLGSESHAGEDITLHAIGAGAQLVQGTLEQNAVFHLMIGATGLPVSAE
- a CDS encoding CHAD domain-containing protein, producing MRALLRLIRYANTTTDTLYRTENTRYRSINDALSACRESASLHLALDAQLEVGRCPHTAAHLKGRLDNGYTERLLEQTEKSLQLALIKIYGWHFQGASWDDIELGYCKSYRRAFKAMGHALALNSDEQVHTLRKRAKDQWYQSRLLEEHYPETIGKRTRDLQRLASALGDWRDLRLLCQHLARHGHETPEMASEQKALLDQANQRLEQLRDEIAQLCRQLFPQAHWTFA
- the ubiE gene encoding bifunctional demethylmenaquinone methyltransferase/2-methoxy-6-polyprenyl-1,4-benzoquinol methylase UbiE; this translates as MTERKTTHFGYQQVPVEEKAGRVADVFHSVAARYDVMNDLMSGGIHRLWKRFTIELSAARPGQTILDIAGGTGDLTARFSRIVGPTGKVVLADINESMLKVGRDRLLDRGIAGNVETVQADAQYLPFPDNTFDCITIAFGLRNVTDKDLALRSMLRVLKPGGRLLVLEFSKPQSKLLEKVYDQYSFRLLPFMGKLVADDADSYRYLAESIRMHPDQQTLKDMMGEAGFVDCEYHNMTGGIVALHKGIKP